The region TTCTCGACCTTCACCAGGCACATGCGGCAGGCGCCCTGGAGCGAGAGGCCGGGGTAGTAACAGAAAGACGGGACCTCGATGCCCACCCGCTTGCAGGCCTCGATGAGCAGCGTGCCGGCAGGGGCCGTGACCTTCTTGCCGTCGACCGTAATATTTACATCTGCCATGAAGAGCTCAGCTTTGAGATTGCTTCCATGCGTGCCTGTAATCTTCTTTGCGATAGAACGGCCATACTTCGATATCCCCGGAGCTGTTTGTCTGACGCCTACGCGTGTCAAAGACCTCAGCGACCTTCGACACCCAAGTACCAGGCACGCCGATCCACTCATACTCAAGCGTCGAACTCAAGAACTTCAGGTACCGATGAAACTCCTTCGCTAGCCGATAGTCCTTCCGTAATGCGGGGTCGATGCGATGCTCCCGGTAATCGGAATACAACATCCACACCGGCGGCAGTAGCTCTGACAGCACAGGGTCATGTTTTTCAATTGGCCAGTTTTCTTCGAACTCATTGTTGGTGATCCGGCCTTTATAGAAGTCGAGCAGCAACTGCGCTGCTTTTCGTCTTTTCTCCATTGCAACCATCAGTGTGAAAATACCGGTAGGATTTCGATTTGTTTTGTCTCCCCGAAAGGACACGGCTTACCTTCGAGATGATCTTCGAATTCTTTCCTGAACTTCTTCACGAACGCGATGGTAGGCATGGCGGCTGCGTCGCCCAGCGGACAGAAGGTCCGGCCGAGCATGTTCTCGGCCAGGTACTGGATGTTGTCGATGTCCTTCTTGACGCCGCCGCCGTTGTGGAAGCGCACCAGCGTCTTCTTCAGCCAGTCGGTGCCCTCGCGGCAGGGAATGCACCAGCCGCAGCTTTCGTGCTGGTAGAACTTCATGATCCGCATGGCCAGCTTCACGATGCAGGTGTGGTCATCGATGACCACGACGCCGCCCGAGCCGAGCATGGAGCCCGCTTTGGCCACCGCATCGAAGTCCATGGCGATGTCCACCTCGTCCGCGGTGAGCACCGGTGTGGATGAGCCCCCGGGAATCACGCCCTTGAGTTTGTGTCCCTTCCAGATGCCGCCGCCGACGTCGTAGACCATCTTCTTGAGGTTGTAGCCCATGGGCAGCTCGTACACACCGGGCTTCTCGATCTGCCCGCTGAGGCAGAACAGGCGGGTGCCGCCGTTCTTGGGCGTGCCCAGGCCGGCATACCACTCGCCGCCGCCGAGGATGATGTGGGGGACGTTGGCCAGGGTTTCGGCGTTGTTGATGATCGTCGGGCCGCCGTACAGGCCGACCACGGCAGGGAAGGGGGGACGGATGCGCGGCACGCCGCGCTTGCCCTCCAGCGATTCCATCAACGCCGATTCTTCGCCGACCTCGTAGGCGCCGGCGCCGCCGTGCCAGTACACGTCGAAGTCCTTGCCGCTGCCGAAGATGTTCTTTCCCAGGAAGCCGCGGGTGTAGGCGTCCTTCAACGCCTTCTGCATGATGTTCGACAGGTAGCGATACTCGCCGCGGATGTAGATGTAGCCGACCTTGGCCTCGATGGAGAGGCCGGCGATGACCACGCCTTCGATGACCGAGTGCGGATCATGCTCGAAGATGAGGCGGTCTTTGCAGGTGCCGGGCTCGCTCTCGTCGCCGTTGCAGAGCACGTACTTAGGCTTGGGCGACTGCTTGGGGACGAATGACCACTTCATGCCCGCGGGGAAGCCGGCGCCGCCGCGGCCGCGCAGGCTCGACGCCTTCACCTCGTTGATGATGGCGTCGGGGGCCATGCTCAGCGCCTTCTGCACGGCCTTGTAGCCGTCCAGCTCCAGGTAGCGGTCGATGTCGGTGGCGCCCTTGCCGAAGCGCTTGCTGACGACCCGTACCTCGTCGGGATGGCTTACCAGATCTGCCATGGCTGATTTGCGATTTCTGATTTGTGATTAGCGATTTCGGAAATCCGCGCAAA is a window of Terriglobales bacterium DNA encoding:
- the nuoF gene encoding NADH-quinone oxidoreductase subunit NuoF, whose product is MADLVSHPDEVRVVSKRFGKGATDIDRYLELDGYKAVQKALSMAPDAIINEVKASSLRGRGGAGFPAGMKWSFVPKQSPKPKYVLCNGDESEPGTCKDRLIFEHDPHSVIEGVVIAGLSIEAKVGYIYIRGEYRYLSNIMQKALKDAYTRGFLGKNIFGSGKDFDVYWHGGAGAYEVGEESALMESLEGKRGVPRIRPPFPAVVGLYGGPTIINNAETLANVPHIILGGGEWYAGLGTPKNGGTRLFCLSGQIEKPGVYELPMGYNLKKMVYDVGGGIWKGHKLKGVIPGGSSTPVLTADEVDIAMDFDAVAKAGSMLGSGGVVVIDDHTCIVKLAMRIMKFYQHESCGWCIPCREGTDWLKKTLVRFHNGGGVKKDIDNIQYLAENMLGRTFCPLGDAAAMPTIAFVKKFRKEFEDHLEGKPCPFGETKQIEILPVFSH